One genomic region from Rothia dentocariosa ATCC 17931 encodes:
- a CDS encoding histidinol-phosphate transaminase, whose protein sequence is MSESHQPQTSPIPPRHIFANLPAYVAGKPAPQVAGLTQYKLSSNENPLGPVPKVAEILSTFDAVHRYPDPLSTKLREALAKRFNLDAENIVTGAGSLGALNQILKAFAGVDADGVQDEVIYAWRSFEAYPILVGLLGAKSVQIPNLPNGAHDLQGMLDAITDRTRVILVCTPNNPTGPAVTEKQIREFLAQVPPHIVVVLDEAYFEFCTVSPVPDGEDAPLDGLRLYREYPNVIVLRTFSKAQGLAGLRVGYSVSHPQLTQYLRVSATTFAVTAVAEAAAVASIEHEDQVMERVQHLVSERERVVARLHELGYNIPQTYANFVWLPLGEHTAEFTELARANALAVRAFDSEGVRVSIGEDEANDRFISICEQFPHRV, encoded by the coding sequence ATGAGTGAATCACACCAACCGCAGACATCACCGATTCCCCCGCGCCATATTTTTGCGAACCTTCCGGCCTATGTGGCAGGAAAACCCGCGCCGCAGGTTGCCGGGCTAACCCAGTACAAACTATCTTCCAACGAGAACCCTCTCGGACCCGTACCCAAGGTCGCCGAAATTCTTAGCACCTTCGATGCGGTACACCGCTACCCAGACCCGCTCTCAACCAAGCTGCGTGAAGCGCTCGCCAAGCGGTTCAACCTAGATGCCGAGAATATCGTGACCGGCGCCGGAAGCCTGGGTGCACTCAACCAGATTCTCAAAGCGTTTGCCGGAGTCGATGCCGACGGTGTGCAGGACGAAGTCATATACGCTTGGCGTTCCTTTGAGGCATACCCCATTTTGGTGGGGCTGCTGGGCGCAAAAAGCGTGCAGATTCCGAACCTGCCCAACGGTGCCCACGACCTGCAGGGAATGCTCGATGCGATCACCGACCGCACCCGTGTGATCCTGGTGTGCACCCCTAACAACCCCACCGGGCCCGCCGTCACCGAAAAACAAATCCGCGAGTTCCTGGCGCAGGTGCCCCCTCATATTGTGGTGGTGCTCGACGAAGCATATTTCGAGTTCTGCACGGTATCACCCGTGCCCGACGGGGAAGATGCGCCGCTGGACGGTTTGCGCCTGTACCGTGAATACCCGAACGTGATCGTGCTCAGAACCTTCTCGAAAGCACAGGGACTTGCGGGGCTTCGCGTGGGGTACTCGGTATCGCATCCGCAGCTGACCCAGTATTTGCGGGTGAGCGCCACAACCTTTGCCGTTACCGCCGTGGCAGAGGCCGCCGCTGTCGCCTCCATAGAACATGAAGATCAGGTGATGGAACGTGTACAACACCTGGTGTCCGAGCGTGAGCGCGTGGTTGCCCGGCTGCACGAGCTAGGGTACAACATACCGCAAACCTACGCCAACTTCGTGTGGCTCCCCCTGGGAGAACACACTGCGGAATTTACTGAACTGGCGCGCGCTAACGCCCTGGCGGTGCGTGCTTTCGACTCCGAGGGTGTGCGGGTGAGCATCGGCGAAGATGAGGCAAATGACCGCTTCATCAGCATCTGTGAGCAGTTCCCGCACAGAGTCTAA